In the Paracholeplasma morum genome, ATACAAACTCATAAATGTTTGTGTAATATCCACAAAATCTACAAACTGAATATCATCTCTAACATGAATAGCTTTATCATGAATGAGGTCATACTTATTTCTTTTCGCAAAATCATAGGCTTTTTGTCCGATAGCAGCTACCACAAATGGATGTGGGCCTTTATCTTTAATCATCTGTTGAAAACGTCTAAACAATGTTGCGTTATGTGGTCCAGCTAACCCTCTATCTGAAGAAACAATAATATAACATATCATGTCTTCTTTCCTAGGGGTTATTAGTGGATGTTCGTTTTCATTAGTGGATAAAACACCTTGAATGATTTGATTAAGTCTATTGATAAGGGGACGATAACTAACGATGGCTCTTTCCGCCTTCTTTAATTTTGAGGCAGATACCATATACATCGCATTGGTAATTTGTGATGTTTTTTTAGTTGCGTGTATTCGTCCTTTGATATCTCTCATAGATGCCATAAAACACCTACACGAATTGAAGCAGGTAGTTATTAACTAGTGCTACAAGTCTTCTTTCTTCAGGCAGTGATTTCGTTTGTCTGATTTCATCCAAAATCTTCATACCTTCTTGATCATTATTGAAAAAAGCAATCATACCTTTTTCAAAACGTCTAATATCTTCTAATTTAATGCTATCTAAAAATCCTCTGGTTAGCGCAAAAATAGATAATACTTGTTCTTCGATGGCCATTGGTTCATGTAATCCTTGTTTTAGGATTTCAACTGTTCGTTTACCACGTTCAAGTCTTGCTTTAGTAGCTTCATCTAAATCAGAACCAAATTGCGTAAATGCTTCTAATTCACGGAAGGATGCTAAATCTAAGCGCAACGTTCCTGAAACCTTTTTGATGGCTTTAATCTGCGCAGAGCCTCCAACACGACTTACAGATAACCCCGCATTAATTGCTGGTCTAATACCACTATGGAATAAGTCTGATTGTAAAAATATTTGTCCATCCGTAATACTAATGACGTTTGTGGGAATATATGCTGAAAT is a window encoding:
- the atpG gene encoding ATP synthase F1 subunit gamma translates to MASMRDIKGRIHATKKTSQITNAMYMVSASKLKKAERAIVSYRPLINRLNQIIQGVLSTNENEHPLITPRKEDMICYIIVSSDRGLAGPHNATLFRRFQQMIKDKGPHPFVVAAIGQKAYDFAKRNKYDLIHDKAIHVRDDIQFVDFVDITQTFMSLYNQKEIDKIVVIYNKYVNTITQIVEEKQLLPIVFEEDDEEQVHISYLYEPGKTEIINHLLPMLVENQLYGYILEAKASEHASRMTAMKSATDNAKDIIRALELHYNRARQQAITIELTDIIGGANAVN